Sequence from the Plasmodium berghei ANKA genome assembly, chromosome: 3 genome:
ataaataataatataaatacacatattaaacagatattataatgaaataaaaaaaaacagatgCAAATTCACTTTCTTGTTTTTATTCGGACAAGTtaataattgttttaaattatctactttcttgttttataattttaattttttacttgATCTCTTAACTCCAAAAGCGCATTAGTCCCTTTATAGTTGAAAAAACTTtctaaaaatgaaaaaaaaataaaaggacAATAATTAAGAGTTGCACAAAACCACATAAAGTAGAAAATAAACActcaatataaatatatatatgtgttattgtatttatttcatgTTGCATTAAAGTAAATTTTGAGATTAGCAAACGAATCAATGGCATCATTTGAGAATCAAATTtagtttttgtttttttcacaaaCCTTCATGTTTTATACATGTCCTAGTGTTATAGTAGTTTTCTTCACAAGCTATacatttttgtaaattgcTTGTTCCagataaaaaacaatttctTATAATTATGTGACATATCTTACAATGTTGTTTTCCAAAGCAacttattataattttcgaTTTCGCtatattttaagaaaaagaagaaatatGTTTGtgtgtgcatatatattttatacatgaatttttttgaggttttttgataaaacaCTTCAATATCAGTATGTGCAATTATGattaacaaattattaGGGGTTGATAAATCAACTTATTTATTagatataaatgtataaattaaaattaactAGTATACAATATGTATgcttatattaatatataggATCCATACCTTGATTTATCAGATTGATAAACAAACTTAACAAAaggaaatatttaattttatatgttttcaTCTTCcgttatttttaaaagtttGTCTTttcatatacataataCACTTATAGACACATTTAAATATGATTagttataattaaataagtttatgtttttcacttggttttattttttctaaaattaaatttattttaataagttctttatgaataaaataaaaacattttaatagctatgttatattaaaaaataaaatgtaatataaataatgccttttttctatatttcaAGAACCCATATtctgaatataaaaatgtacataaatgtgtgaaatattatatatcaaatgtattatgaataaatatatacacgTTTGTTTCATAGATgtaaaaatttgttaaatttaCAAATCGGAAAACACATGcacaataaataaaaaacggaaaacaaacatatttttacaatttctTACAACAGAGCAATGCtaagtttatttttaaattctgAACGTTcaacaaatttaatatagatacaaataatacatttatgTGTACACatcaattaataaaatttgaacCCAACCCAATGATAAGTACAgtcatgcatatatatgatatatcaTGTCTaagacatttttttttgcatgtAGCTCGAAAATTcatttgaataaaaaaaatgttttcatgaaattaatacatgtttttattcatcatttttactgtaaagtatatattttaattggtaaacaaatttttaacATAACATTAAAGctgtttatttttgtaaattctGTTAGAAATTTAAGAGTTTAACtatgaacaaatataatcaacatttttttattttaatcatTAAGCATAAATACGTATATTGCGCATATCgatacaaatttataatttgaaaaaaagtACTATCATAAAAACAACCAAATATAGTTCACTCAGTGGATGAGGATAATATGTATGTCTGTGCATGCTTATTTGTACGTAAAAAATGTTACATgatgttttttttagttcgaaaatatttcttacataattgttcatataattttaagatttgttcatattattttttcttaaattttcaataaaattaaaaattcgGTTTGTAGAAATGTACACACCATTTAATCATTAAATTTAAGTGTGTGATATTACATACCTTGAAATGAATAAAACTTtcttatgaaaaatataaataaaataataatatgactATCTATgctatacaaaataaacatatacacccatgtatatgcatattcTTATTTACATAGATGAGGGGGGCACATATGGACATGATTggaaaaatttatattcaaaaaaaaatatcggacatagaaaataaaaaattgttcataaaatttatatacatttctGAACTAAACATTAAATAGTTATAAATTACTAAACAAGCcgattataataaaaatgtgtaaaTAAGTAAATTGTGATTTAGCAAATTTGATAtgatcatatttatatacctTTAAAAGTTTCCTATCCAcgtactttttttttatatgctGCAAAAGAAACAATCTTCACCAGAATATAAGGTTGCCAAACAATATCCAGGAGAAGTGTAATTCTTACATTTAATCCAGTTTTCTAAACAAAATGATTtacattcatttttattttttaaaccAATACTTTGTACCCTCGAACAATTATGTTCATATTCTATTTCAAGAATatcatcatattttataaaagatgtttgtgttttattgtttttaacatatttcAAAACATGGGTAAtgtctatttttttctgaattgaaatattttttgaagaAGTAGATATTTCATTGATATGATCTATATCttcattataaaaatcatTGTTAGCGTTTATTTGATTATCAGTTTGACCAGATATCGAAATATTGTTGTTATAGTTATTTAGTTCTTCACTGGATCTAAATTGATCCCAAcgtttattataattactataaaagatatttgtaaaaaaggcgggaatattattagaaaaatatttgtaaacttgattattttttttttttggcaCCTCAATTACACCTAAAtctaatttaaaaaaaacgacAGTTTGAATAAAGTTATATTTACAATGTTGGGGGCCATATATATCAACTTTAAAATTTCCTTCATCCCCCCAATAATAACCCCAACTATTTCTTATTAACCAATAAGATCTTTTTTCTCCGCTTTCACTTATATAATTACCGTATCCAATTATAGTTGCTGCATGGTCAGCATAATCATTATCATCACCACATAAActatgaattatttttccattaaAATCGTAATCTATTACACCATTCGTTTTAATATAAGCAATAACTGAACCTTTGTTTCTTACTtcgttttttattatttgtatatatgtatcaaaatcatatatatgatttgaACTAGTTATAGCTATAAAACCATATGAACTCATAAAGCCTATTGACCttgatttaaaatataataatttattattacccCATAAATTAGTCCAATCACTTTTTGGTCTTGGGCATGAACCTCCGACAcgataatatgaatatggATAATTGGATTCTAAAGGCAAATATTTTGCATCATgtaaaatttgtaaaaattcGATTGGATTTGAACCAATATCACAtatttcacttttttttctttgtgAACAATTGGCTACATAAAGTGCTGAACTTCTATAATGACCATATCCTCTCATGCATCTAATAGTTTCTAAATGTAACTTAGATGCAAATACCCAACATACACCACATTCTCCTTGTTCTTCTACTTCTATATTAGATATACAACTAGTTTTATCTTTCCATCTATCACAGTAATCTTTATTACAATATCTACTACTAGTATAGTAGGCAGAtgctaattttttatttgataaactttttaaatccattatttcattttcattgtCAATCTcgttattttgtatatcaTTACCAATTTCTTCTGTATCTTCTTCGTTATATgtttcatttaaaatatttgttatattagATTCTTGTGTAACGTTATGTAgatttatatcatattcATTTGATATAACTAGacctctttttttaattatccattcatttatattttttacacaaATTGCTGGGTTTCTAAgcttttcatataatatatatattttttcattggTATGTGAATTAAGTAATCTTATTAAATTGTTAAATGCTTCAACTTCGTTAGCTATTTCATGAGCATCTAATGTGCCACTTTTGTCTaccttttttaaaatatcgcaataattttttaagtatATTTGTAAATCAGTATCtaattcttttatatttgttatcatttttttattacatctattattatcacAATAGTCTGAATCcttattatacatttttttcaatattttataaatattttctcttaatatattttcatctaAATCATCTTCTCCTTTTATTATAGtatcattattaattttattttttaattcgctagaaatataattaaaacatTCATCATCATTTGGATATTTTTGAGCTAGCAATGTACAATGATAGCAACTTTCAATGTTTAAACTTCCTCCCAAAAAACAGTTAGCTGAAATTACACTACATTTTtctgaataaaaataaaaaagaaaatattagaCTGCGAAATATGCACTGCACACACTTTATAAAGTATTTCCACATCTACATGTACATGCTTATATGTGATACCTACCCGGAATATTGTTATCTATGTCATAAGTTTTACTTTCAATTATGTTTTCTTTTGCATTTGCTGTGAATATTTGGATAGATGTAAGGCCTTTAGATAAATCTGGAAGcctaaattttttaatatccCTTTTAGGGTCTGttttaaaatgtaaaaGCGAAAAAGCTATATGATATAACAATCAtagatattatttttattatttttttttttttgagaattattatttactttGATCAGTCTCATTAGTGTGTGTTtcccattttatttttagaataTCTTCCTCAATTTTAGCAGTGAGTTTAAAAgtgtcattttttttatcattacatttattatttaaattgtttaaGTTTATGGAAGTGCTTACACCATTTTCAGgttctatttttattatattttctgaTAATGTAACGTAAATCCATATATAAGGAGCAAAATAAATTCTGAAATCTTCATCGCATATACCAATAACTTTAATCCCTTTAccattttttgataaagatgattttattaatgttttcatatatgatgtttcattatttaaagattcatttttttcattattatcagATTCCTTTTCTACATTTGTTTGACCTATATTTGTTGATAATCCTGAAGAAGTATTTAATCCATTTTGAAATTCATCATCTAAATCTTGGTTTGATTTGTCATTATCATTTTGCACATTTGTATAAACATCATCTATTATATCATTGGGTGGGTTTGAGGTTTGCGTATTAATTTCgtgtatatttatagtaaatattgcacctgtaaaaaaaaaaaaatatattattataaaaagtataaaattAGATGAATATAACATTAGAGTAGTATGAAATATCTAAGAACAAATTgtgaattatattttttatgcaaagacagaatattttaaatgaaatttCCTAAAACggtcttatttttttttccagtcattaattaatttgatcatttattatttagctagttatcttcattttttattgttagTTACTGCTTTACGCACATGATACTAAAAGGAGATAGATACGAGGCTTCATTTTGttacaataattttaatcTTGAAACATTTTACTTCAATAcattcataattattatttcatatttttagcTACTTGTactatatgttttttttgatttacTTATTAAATGGATTTTTAAgctattgaaaaaaaaaatgaaaaaatacgaataaaggaaaaaagtgaaaataaaaaaagagaaaattGAATGGTAAACAAGatacatatataacataaaattttttttttagtgcATTACATATTCTAAGGATATTGcacacaaaataaatttaaatattataataaatttatccGATTTTgaatcatattatttataaatagaaaataattctcATATAaggataatatatttgcatCGAAATTGTGTGTTACatatttgtaataatactataatatatttacatatacaACTATATGGATTtacattataatatatctcACATATTCTTATATCCTATTCTATTGGTCTTTGCCATTTTTTTCCactttaatatttttatcctTTTTCGTCATTCCTCTTCAATTGTGTAttactttaaaaaataaaaacgagtaaaataaaacccCAAtcctaatttttttttattttctttcttttcgTATATAAAAAGGATATTACAACATATTTCAgtatgaaataaattaataagaAATGTTTTGTCGAAGTTAAATTGTGaggaaaattaaaaaggtGTGTGTTTAAAAgaataaacaatatatatttaaaaataattaaaaaaactaaGTACATAcataatacatttatatattgaaCGTATGTTATTAATGTCCAAAATAATATCTATATGAAGCATATATGAACTTAAAGacgaataaaaaaaaat
This genomic interval carries:
- a CDS encoding serine repeat antigen 4, encoding MKPRIYLLLVSCAIFTINIHEINTQTSNPPNDIIDDVYTNVQNDNDKSNQDLDDEFQNGLNTSSGLSTNIGQTNVEKESDNNEKNESLNNETSYMKTLIKSSLSKNGKGIKVIGICDEDFRIYFAPYIWIYVTLSENIIKIEPENGVSTSINLNNLNNKCNDKKNDTFKLTAKIEEDILKIKWETHTNETDQNPKRDIKKFRLPDLSKGLTSIQIFTANAKENIIESKTYDIDNNIPEKCSVISANCFLGGSLNIESCYHCTLLAQKYPNDDECFNYISSELKNKINNDTIIKGEDDLDENILRENIYKILKKMYNKDSDYCDNNRCNKKMITNIKELDTDLQIYLKNYCDILKKVDKSGTLDAHEIANEVEAFNNLIRLLNSHTNEKIYILYEKLRNPAICVKNINEWIIKKRGLVISNEYDINLHNVTQESNITNILNETYNEEDTEEIGNDIQNNEIDNENEIMDLKSLSNKKLASAYYTSSRYCNKDYCDRWKDKTSCISNIEVEEQGECGVCWVFASKLHLETIRCMRGYGHYRSSALYVANCSQRKKSEICDIGSNPIEFLQILHDAKYLPLESNYPYSYYRVGGSCPRPKSDWTNLWGNNKLLYFKSRSIGFMSSYGFIAITSSNHIYDFDTYIQIIKNEVRNKGSVIAYIKTNGVIDYDFNGKIIHSLCGDDNDYADHAATIIGYGNYISESGEKRSYWLIRNSWGYYWGDEGNFKVDIYGPQHCKYNFIQTVVFFKLDLGVIEVPKKKNNQVYKYFSNNIPAFFTNIFYSNYNKRWDQFRSSEELNNYNNNISISGQTDNQINANNDFYNEDIDHINEISTSSKNISIQKKIDITHVLKYVKNNKTQTSFIKYDDILEIEYEHNCSRVQSIGLKNKNECKSFCLENWIKCKNYTSPGYCLATLYSGEDCFFCSI